From Marivirga harenae, one genomic window encodes:
- a CDS encoding ATP-binding protein, with product MKKIAIIGPESTGKSTLSKALATHYNEPFVPEYGRKYLEENGKDYNRSDLLAISKGMVIWEERMSFIAKNLLFCDTDLIMMKVWYEVNYGECHPWVLNHLQSRPYNFYLLCAPDLPWEEDPLRENPNMRDKLFERYHNELVESNLDYTVISGTKDRLERAIEAVEKIR from the coding sequence ATGAAAAAAATCGCAATTATTGGACCTGAAAGTACAGGGAAAAGCACTCTTTCAAAAGCACTGGCAACACACTATAATGAACCTTTTGTCCCTGAATACGGAAGAAAGTATTTAGAGGAAAATGGAAAGGATTATAATCGATCTGATCTATTGGCCATTAGTAAGGGAATGGTAATTTGGGAAGAAAGAATGAGTTTTATAGCTAAAAACCTGCTCTTCTGCGATACTGATTTAATCATGATGAAGGTTTGGTATGAAGTAAACTATGGTGAATGCCATCCTTGGGTATTAAATCATTTACAGTCTCGTCCATACAATTTTTACTTGCTTTGTGCTCCTGATTTGCCTTGGGAGGAAGACCCACTTAGAGAGAACCCCAATATGAGAGATAAGCTTTTTGAACGTTATCACAATGAGTTAGTGGAATCAAATTTGGACTATACCGTTATTTCAGGAACAAAAGATAGATTGGAAAGGGCTATTGAGGCTGTGGAGAAAATAAGATAA
- the pnuC gene encoding nicotinamide riboside transporter PnuC, protein MDILNELYEGLLNMGWLEGFGVFFGILYIYFAAKEMIWCWYASLVSVSIYLVICYQVQLYAEMGLNVYYLGTTIYGWWHWKHPKNDQKELPISRMKWREHGIFLLLGILFTVGLGYILVENTNAQLPYLDSFTTVFAVLTTILVTRKVLENWLYWIVIDTVAVYIYFQRELYLTSVLMAAYVIIALAGYLNWRKIYFTKYA, encoded by the coding sequence ATGGACATTTTAAATGAACTATATGAAGGCCTTCTCAATATGGGTTGGCTGGAAGGATTTGGTGTGTTTTTTGGCATACTGTACATCTATTTTGCAGCTAAAGAAATGATTTGGTGCTGGTATGCTAGTCTTGTTAGTGTAAGTATCTACTTAGTAATTTGCTACCAAGTCCAACTCTATGCTGAAATGGGTTTAAATGTCTATTACCTGGGCACTACAATTTATGGATGGTGGCATTGGAAGCATCCTAAAAATGACCAAAAGGAATTGCCGATTTCTAGAATGAAATGGCGTGAACATGGAATCTTCCTATTGTTAGGAATACTTTTCACAGTCGGTCTAGGCTATATTTTAGTAGAAAACACCAATGCCCAACTCCCTTATTTAGATTCCTTTACTACAGTTTTTGCCGTATTAACCACCATATTGGTGACTCGTAAAGTCCTTGAAAACTGGCTCTATTGGATTGTGATTGATACCGTTGCGGTTTACATTTACTTTCAAAGAGAATTATATTTAACCTCAGTACTCATGGCTGCGTATGTAATCATTGCACTTGCCGGTTACCTAAATTGGCGGAAAATTTACTTTACCAAGTACGCATGA